From Peromyscus maniculatus bairdii isolate BWxNUB_F1_BW_parent chromosome 8, HU_Pman_BW_mat_3.1, whole genome shotgun sequence, a single genomic window includes:
- the Trappc1 gene encoding trafficking protein particle complex subunit 1 isoform X2 has translation MECVYFTANGTARSKRGSLRKRKDGFLSFQTSRYKLHYYETPTGIKVVMNTDLGVGPIRDVLHHIYSALYVELVVKNPLCPLGQTVQSELFRSRLDSYVRSLPFFSARAG, from the exons ATGGAGTGTGTCTACTTTACAGCGAATGGCACCGCAAGAAGCAAGCGGGGATCCCTAAGGAAGAG GAAGGATGGCTTTCTGTCTTTTCAAACTAGCCGGTACAAACTCCATTACTACGAGACGCCCACGGGAATCAAGGTTGTCATGAACACTGACTTGGGCGTGGGACCTATCCGAGATGTGCTACACCACATCTACAGTGCG CTGTATGTGGAGCTGGTCGTGAAGAATCCCCTGTGCCCACTGGGACAGACCGTGCAAAGTGAGCTCTTCCGCTCCCGGCTAGACTCCTATGTCCGATCTTTGCCCTTCTTCTCTGCCCGGGCTGGCTGA
- the Trappc1 gene encoding trafficking protein particle complex subunit 1 isoform X1, which produces MTVHNLYLFDRNGVCLLYSEWHRKKQAGIPKEEEYKLMYGMLFSIRSFVSKMSPLDMKDGFLSFQTSRYKLHYYETPTGIKVVMNTDLGVGPIRDVLHHIYSALYVELVVKNPLCPLGQTVQSELFRSRLDSYVRSLPFFSARAG; this is translated from the exons ATGACTGTCCACAATCTGTACCTGTTTGACCGGAATGGAGTGTGTCTACTTTACAGCGAATGGCACCGCAAGAAGCAAGCGGGGATCCCTAAGGAAGAG GAGTACAAGCTGATGTATGGGATGCTCTTCTCCATTCGTTCCTTCGTCAGCAAGATGTCCCCGCTAGACAT GAAGGATGGCTTTCTGTCTTTTCAAACTAGCCGGTACAAACTCCATTACTACGAGACGCCCACGGGAATCAAGGTTGTCATGAACACTGACTTGGGCGTGGGACCTATCCGAGATGTGCTACACCACATCTACAGTGCG CTGTATGTGGAGCTGGTCGTGAAGAATCCCCTGTGCCCACTGGGACAGACCGTGCAAAGTGAGCTCTTCCGCTCCCGGCTAGACTCCTATGTCCGATCTTTGCCCTTCTTCTCTGCCCGGGCTGGCTGA
- the Kcnab3 gene encoding voltage-gated potassium channel subunit beta-3, translated as MQVSIACTEQNLRSRSSEDRLCGPRPGPGGGNGGPVGGGHGNPPGGGPKSRAALVPRPPAPAGALRESTGRGTGMKYRNLGKSGLRVSCLGLGTWVTFGSQISDETAEDVLTAAYEHGVNLFDTAEVYAAGKAERTLGNILKSKGWRRSSYVITTKIFWGGQAETERGLSRKHIIEGLQGSLDRLQLEYVDIVFANRSDPNSPMEEIVRAMTYVINQGLALYWGTSRWSAAEIMEAYSMARQFNLIPPVCEQAENHFFQREKVEMQLPELYHKIGVGSVTWSPLACGLITSKYDGRVPDTCKATVKGYPWLKEKGQSEDGKKQQARVMDLLPIAHQLDCTVAQLAIAWCLRSEGVSSVLLGVSSAEQLMEHLGSLQVLSQLTPQTVMEIDALLGNKSHSKK; from the exons ATGCAGGTGTCTATCGCGTGCACCGAGCAGAACCTTCGCAGCCGGAGCAGTGAGGACCGTCTGTGTGGACCCCGGCCGGGTCCTGGGGGCGGTAATGGGGGGCCAGTGGGCGGAGGGCATGGGAACCCTCCGGGGGGTGGACCCAAGTCACGAGCTGCACTGGTCCCCCGACCCCCAGCACCCGCTGGGGCCCTTCGAGAGAGCACCGGCCGAGGCACGGGCATGAAATACAG GAACCTCGGAAAGTCTGGTCTCCGGGTGTCCTGCCTTGGCCTTG GTACCTGGGTCACATTTGGCTCTCAGATCTCAGATGAG ACAGCAGAAGATGTGCTGACAGCCGCCTATGAGCACGGGGTAAACCTGTTCGACACCGCAGAAGTGTATGCGGCGGGAAA GGCTGAAAGAACCCTAGGCAACATCCTCAAGAGCAAAGGCTGGAG gaGATCAAGCTATGTGATCACCACTAAGATTTTTTGGGGAGGACA GGCAGAAACTGAGCGAGGCTTGAGTCGCAAACACATCATTGAAG gcTTGCAAGGATCCCTGGACCGCCTTCAGCTGGAATACGTGGACATAGTCTTCGCCAATCGTTCAGACCCTAACAGTCCCATGGAGG AGATTGTGAGAGCCATGACCTATGTCATCAACCAGGGCCTGGCCCTGTACTGGGGGACATCCAGATGGAGTGCTGCAGAGATCATG GAGGCCTATTCCATGGCCAGACAGTTCAATCTGATCCCTCCCGTGTGTGAGCAAGCGGAGAACCACTTCTTTCAGAGGGAGAAGGTGGAGATGCAGTTGCCTGAACTCTACCACAAGATTG GTGTTGGCTCTGTTACTTGGTCTCCCCTGGCGTGTGGCCTCATTACTAGCAAGTATGATGGGCGAGTTCCAGATACTTGCAAGGCAACTGTCAAG GGGTACCCGTGGCTCAAGGAAAAAGGGCAGAGTGAGGACGGTAAGAAGCAACAAGCCCGAGTCATGGACCTTCTCCCCATCGCTCACCAGCTAGACTGCACTGTGGCCCAGCTTGCTATAG CCTGGTGTCTCCGAAGTGAGGGTGTCAGCTCAGTCTTACTGGGGGTGTCCAGTGCAGAGCAGCTGATGGAACATCTGGGCTCCCTACAG